Proteins encoded within one genomic window of Sphingomonas cannabina:
- a CDS encoding TonB-dependent receptor codes for MTRGRKWRTVVLAGASATALLAASAAAAQANQPDDPQSSTAAPDPSTVLSDPAQQPDATDSTETAAGPDIVVRGVRGSLLRSIQAKRDADTIVDAISAEELGKFPNRNVAEALANIPGVTVGRDGRGEGRAITVRGLGENFAITTLNGRILPTDGPDRSFSFDVLPSEIISGAEVQKAVRASELEGSIGGNVDLRTARPLDRKGFHASASIEGQYNDLVDKGGYKVTGVVSTTFADDTMGIVLGGSYNKYKFRTDNLGEYSITDGTEAGYGIDFNGDGRVDPDANGPAYIWPDYYSVGYVSGERERIGAAGSFQWKPSSDFELTIDGLYSHFDVTQHNYRSSNYLNPLGDDGSLRWDPASIRTDGNNVVTGFNVNDLVAEVLTTDEPRKSETYQIGGRIDWRAGEKWKFALDGYYGKATDNSGGQNRFVVAGIPGASASFATRDNGLPDLAITIPGGRTLDQATNDDFRAHYIGIQGQNIADRTQGVKLDGEYEVGNDIFKSITFGVAWTDRRKTVDQIDNQYTTSCNYCGYPFTFGQLGADVVQPGRENILSKRRGNFPRNFPYFDIDTYLAALPRADNNPAILDPNSCLDATGTPIPGCSLSPYPAGYSTQVIEADLPASYLIKERTWAGYVQFNLEGQGWRADLGARLVSTKVSSTGYGATIASIIPRVGTQDNDVNFNPVDDITGGGDYLRLLPAANFSYDIADGFRVRLAASQAISRPTFGELSPAKDATSAQSGTYIIYDAGNPNLKPTEADQFDVSLEYYPTNRLALTAAAFYKHITNFVSTIPVDVVVTPTNQPANQQQNFNFVEYQVVNGDSANVYGIEVGGQYFLDNGFGIQANATYNHSRAKSGDITTDLPGAIPFSANAKLFYENHGIGAQVSYSYQSRYVYAQSGNLGYLPVKEDPYHEMSASLSYDVTKNFSVYVQGSNLLGSAIKRFNTYRNVPNFYEYSGRSFFFGIRGRL; via the coding sequence ATGACGAGAGGGCGTAAGTGGCGGACGGTGGTGCTCGCTGGAGCCAGCGCGACGGCGCTGCTGGCCGCCTCCGCAGCGGCTGCCCAGGCGAACCAGCCTGACGACCCGCAGTCCTCGACCGCCGCACCCGACCCCTCGACGGTCCTGTCCGATCCGGCCCAGCAGCCCGATGCCACGGATAGCACCGAGACGGCCGCGGGTCCCGACATCGTCGTCCGCGGCGTCCGCGGCAGCCTGTTGCGCTCGATCCAGGCCAAGCGCGACGCCGACACCATCGTCGATGCCATCTCCGCCGAGGAGCTCGGCAAATTCCCCAACCGCAACGTGGCCGAAGCGCTCGCCAACATCCCGGGCGTGACCGTCGGCCGCGACGGCCGCGGCGAGGGGCGCGCCATCACCGTCCGCGGGCTCGGCGAGAATTTCGCGATCACCACGCTCAACGGGCGCATCCTGCCGACCGACGGGCCCGACCGCTCCTTCTCCTTCGACGTGCTGCCGTCCGAGATCATCTCCGGCGCCGAGGTGCAGAAGGCGGTCCGCGCGTCCGAGCTGGAAGGCAGCATCGGCGGCAACGTCGACCTGCGCACCGCGCGCCCGCTCGACCGCAAGGGCTTCCATGCCTCCGCCTCGATCGAGGGGCAGTACAACGACCTGGTCGACAAGGGCGGCTACAAGGTCACCGGCGTGGTCAGCACCACCTTCGCCGACGACACCATGGGGATCGTGCTGGGCGGCAGCTACAACAAGTACAAGTTCCGCACCGACAACCTCGGCGAGTATTCGATCACCGACGGCACCGAAGCCGGCTATGGCATCGACTTCAACGGCGACGGGCGGGTCGACCCGGACGCGAACGGTCCGGCCTATATCTGGCCCGACTACTACAGCGTCGGCTATGTGAGCGGCGAGCGCGAGCGGATCGGCGCGGCGGGATCGTTCCAGTGGAAGCCGTCGAGCGATTTCGAGCTGACGATCGACGGCCTCTACAGCCACTTCGACGTGACGCAGCACAACTACCGTTCGTCCAACTATCTCAACCCGCTCGGCGACGACGGATCGCTGCGCTGGGACCCCGCCTCGATCCGCACCGACGGCAACAACGTCGTCACCGGCTTCAACGTCAACGATCTCGTCGCCGAGGTGCTGACCACCGACGAGCCGCGCAAGAGCGAGACCTATCAGATCGGCGGCCGCATCGACTGGCGGGCGGGCGAGAAGTGGAAGTTCGCGCTCGACGGCTATTACGGCAAGGCCACCGACAACAGCGGCGGGCAGAACCGCTTCGTCGTGGCGGGCATCCCGGGCGCCTCGGCATCGTTCGCCACCCGCGACAACGGCCTGCCCGATCTCGCCATCACCATCCCCGGCGGGCGGACGCTCGACCAGGCGACCAACGACGATTTCCGCGCCCACTACATCGGCATCCAGGGCCAGAACATCGCCGACCGCACCCAGGGCGTGAAGCTCGACGGCGAGTATGAGGTCGGCAACGACATCTTCAAGTCGATCACCTTCGGCGTCGCCTGGACCGACCGCAGGAAGACCGTCGACCAGATCGACAACCAATACACGACGTCCTGCAACTATTGCGGCTACCCCTTCACCTTCGGCCAGCTCGGCGCGGACGTGGTGCAGCCGGGACGCGAGAATATCCTGTCGAAGCGGCGGGGGAATTTCCCGCGCAACTTCCCCTATTTCGACATCGACACCTACCTCGCAGCGCTGCCGCGGGCGGACAACAATCCGGCGATCCTCGATCCCAACAGCTGCCTGGACGCGACCGGGACGCCGATCCCCGGCTGCTCCTTGTCGCCCTACCCTGCCGGCTATTCGACGCAGGTGATCGAGGCCGACCTGCCCGCCTCCTATCTCATCAAGGAGCGGACCTGGGCGGGCTATGTCCAGTTCAACCTGGAAGGCCAGGGCTGGCGCGCGGACCTCGGCGCACGGCTGGTGTCGACCAAGGTGTCGTCGACCGGCTACGGCGCCACCATCGCCAGCATCATCCCGCGCGTCGGCACGCAGGACAATGACGTGAACTTCAATCCCGTGGACGACATCACGGGCGGCGGCGACTATCTGCGCCTGCTGCCGGCGGCCAATTTCTCCTACGACATCGCCGACGGCTTCCGCGTACGCCTCGCCGCCTCGCAGGCGATCTCGCGGCCGACCTTCGGCGAGCTGTCCCCGGCCAAGGACGCGACGTCGGCGCAGTCGGGCACCTACATCATCTACGACGCCGGCAACCCCAACCTGAAGCCGACCGAGGCGGACCAGTTCGACGTCTCGCTCGAATATTACCCGACCAACCGCCTCGCGCTGACCGCCGCGGCTTTCTACAAGCACATCACCAACTTCGTCTCGACGATCCCGGTCGACGTGGTCGTCACGCCGACCAACCAGCCGGCCAACCAGCAGCAGAACTTCAACTTCGTCGAGTATCAGGTCGTCAACGGCGACAGCGCCAACGTCTACGGCATCGAGGTCGGTGGCCAGTATTTCCTCGACAACGGCTTCGGCATCCAGGCGAACGCGACCTACAACCATTCGCGGGCCAAGTCGGGCGACATCACCACCGATCTGCCGGGGGCGATCCCCTTCTCGGCCAACGCCAAGCTGTTCTATGAGAACCACGGCATCGGCGCGCAGGTGTCGTACAGCTACCAGTCGCGCTACGTCTATGCGCAGTCGGGCAACCTCGGCTATCTGCCGGTCAAGGAAGACCCCTACCACGAGATGTCGGCGAGCCTGTCCTACGACGTGACCAAGAACTTCTCGGTCTATGTCCAGGGATCGAACCTCCTCGGCTCGGCGATCAAGCGGTTCAACACCTATCGCAACGTGCCGAACTTCTACGAATATTCGGGACGCTCCTTCTTCTTCGGCATCCGCGGCCGGCTCTAG
- the agaR gene encoding transcriptional repressor AgaR, which yields MSVTRDTSERRQQISALVRERGSVQVAPLAARFGVSVQTIRKDLHFLEKRGVAERSYGGAISADAVNVAVEPSVETKRAIHIDEKARIGALAASMVKPGDSIVLDSGTTALQIAHHLPDDEDITVLTNDLDIVCALARKERITVVMLGGTLRRRNRAFYGAQTVGALDDLHVDKLFLGVDGFDLERGITTHFEPEAMLNRKMVQAARQVIAVTDRSKFGRVCLHRILNVGEIDDLVTDATEADGMHAAADRLGFRLHIV from the coding sequence ATGTCCGTCACCCGGGACACCAGCGAGAGACGTCAGCAGATCAGCGCGCTCGTGCGCGAGCGGGGGAGCGTGCAGGTGGCGCCGCTGGCGGCGCGGTTCGGGGTATCGGTGCAGACGATCCGCAAGGACCTGCATTTCCTGGAGAAGCGCGGCGTCGCCGAGCGGTCCTACGGCGGTGCGATCTCCGCCGATGCGGTGAACGTCGCGGTCGAGCCCTCCGTCGAGACCAAGCGGGCGATCCACATCGACGAGAAGGCGCGGATCGGGGCGCTGGCGGCGTCGATGGTGAAGCCGGGCGATTCGATCGTGCTCGATTCGGGCACGACCGCGCTGCAGATCGCGCACCACCTGCCGGACGACGAGGATATCACCGTCCTGACCAACGATCTCGACATCGTGTGCGCGCTCGCGCGCAAGGAGCGGATCACGGTGGTGATGCTGGGCGGCACGCTGCGCCGTCGCAACCGTGCCTTCTATGGCGCGCAGACGGTGGGCGCGCTCGACGACCTCCATGTAGACAAGCTGTTCCTGGGCGTGGACGGCTTCGATCTCGAACGCGGCATCACCACCCATTTCGAGCCCGAGGCGATGCTGAACCGCAAGATGGTGCAGGCCGCGCGGCAGGTGATCGCGGTGACCGACCGCTCGAAGTTCGGCCGCGTCTGCCTCCACCGCATCCTCAACGTCGGCGAGATCGACGATCTCGTCACCGACGCGACCGAGGCCGACGGGATGCACGCCGCCGCCGACCGGCTCGGGTTCCGGCTGCACATCGTCTGA
- a CDS encoding TonB-dependent receptor, whose protein sequence is MEDNRSAAHGRFLKGGVSLVALMAMGIGSVAHAQTAPVSAPAAQKASPGGAAQEEAPAAGDGQQDDILVVGVRQALETSQLVKKNADTFVDSITATDIGAFPDKSAAEALQRVPGITVNRLQSADDSTHPSGEPTGVLIRGLTQVRTEINGRDSFSADSARGLQFNDVSPELLGRVDAYKNQTADMIEGGIAGTVDLRTRLPFDQKGLVVTGAFRENYGDRSGRWTPEFSGLVSKTWDTAIGRFGVLASYAQSHVVTRTESVIMDKIDTYCSSGFGTVDPDGTARGTVGGDGSIPCAANPFGGSGWAFAPDGIRYSQVDYDRKRRGIAGALQYENNSGTLLATVQYIDSHYRNAWLERASHAILDGNYFGTRAFNPRSGSVLAGSKGLSFGADGMLESGLLTQPHGSFSGTTESVQAAINAGSAVPGMPFVNYCGPGPGGACATQRDGLYFQNEARNFAHREGTRDLSGNIRWSPSERLHLNADVQYIDASTYNNDILVAAGSMADFDYSVNRDGTPQVTLLPGSNVNYAAGGLANPHNYWIPFIQGHVEDNDATEFALRGDAEYDFPDSGWLDSLKVGVRYADRKQTVRYSTFNWTPIAANWNCNGPGFNADNTSGGTYPTDTGNCAGNVGHAPFAGYGEGIWEAASLGDFYNGSVYDNGELVYLNRSTLRDFPRLIDSLSGATTHSPIGGGYTAICDRVEATVDGCFTPGEVMRVREQTQAAYVMLKFGGDDKLMLGNVAVKGNVGLRVVRTKETSYGSVAFPATNIFDNLAPCGTPLSGNNVVNPSCYLTDAIRAFANGGSTEGTYRASRTDWLPSLNLRFGLDDKNFIRFAYSRAMSRPDIGLLRNTLAINAPVINATPDSPYVVYSSPTAPHTPENVTGYNFVFLANSGNAALKPLMAHQLDLSFERYMGRNSSLTVGLFYKKLSNAIAYGQFARTIANGTSTQTVQINGPSNVKDGGKLLGAEVAYQTFFDFLPGLLSGLGAQLNYTYVHQSGINNSNLITASSSGDVGAFGAGQQALGGTGYVLDSHRLAGISTHTFNAVGLYEKGPIGIRIAYNWRSRYLTQNLDCCIGLPVFQKSAGFLDGSIRFSVNRFVELSIDGSNLLNTTTVYQQQIFGDSPQTPGAKPVYRDSAWNRVDRRFQFGVRFKF, encoded by the coding sequence ATGGAAGACAATCGCTCGGCTGCGCATGGCAGGTTTCTGAAGGGTGGCGTGTCGCTGGTCGCGCTGATGGCGATGGGGATCGGGTCCGTTGCCCATGCCCAGACCGCGCCGGTGAGCGCGCCCGCCGCGCAGAAGGCTTCGCCCGGCGGTGCGGCTCAGGAGGAAGCGCCCGCCGCCGGTGATGGACAGCAGGACGACATCCTCGTCGTCGGCGTCCGCCAGGCGCTCGAGACCTCCCAGCTGGTCAAGAAGAACGCCGACACCTTCGTCGATTCGATCACCGCCACCGATATCGGCGCCTTCCCCGACAAGTCGGCCGCGGAAGCGCTGCAGCGCGTTCCCGGCATCACCGTGAACCGGCTGCAGTCCGCCGACGATTCGACCCATCCGTCGGGCGAGCCGACCGGGGTGCTGATCCGCGGCCTGACGCAGGTCCGCACCGAGATCAACGGCCGCGACAGCTTTTCGGCGGACTCGGCGCGCGGCCTTCAGTTCAACGACGTTTCCCCCGAATTGCTCGGCCGCGTCGACGCCTACAAGAACCAGACGGCGGACATGATCGAGGGCGGCATCGCCGGCACCGTCGATCTGCGCACCAGGCTGCCGTTCGACCAGAAGGGCCTGGTCGTCACCGGCGCGTTCCGGGAGAATTACGGCGACCGTTCCGGCCGCTGGACGCCCGAGTTCTCGGGTCTCGTCAGCAAGACCTGGGATACGGCGATCGGCCGCTTCGGCGTGCTCGCCAGCTATGCGCAGAGCCATGTCGTCACGCGCACCGAGAGCGTGATCATGGACAAGATCGACACCTATTGCTCGAGCGGCTTCGGCACGGTGGACCCCGACGGGACGGCTCGCGGCACGGTCGGCGGCGACGGCAGCATCCCGTGCGCCGCCAACCCGTTCGGCGGATCGGGCTGGGCCTTCGCGCCCGACGGCATCCGCTATTCGCAGGTCGACTACGACCGCAAGCGGCGCGGCATCGCGGGGGCGCTGCAGTATGAGAACAACTCGGGCACGCTGCTCGCCACCGTCCAATACATCGACTCGCACTATCGCAACGCCTGGCTGGAACGCGCCAGCCATGCGATCCTCGACGGCAATTACTTCGGCACGCGCGCGTTCAATCCGCGCTCCGGATCGGTGCTGGCCGGCAGCAAAGGTCTCAGCTTCGGCGCCGACGGCATGCTCGAATCCGGGCTGCTGACCCAGCCGCACGGCAGCTTCAGCGGCACCACGGAGAGCGTGCAGGCGGCGATCAATGCGGGCTCGGCGGTGCCGGGCATGCCGTTCGTCAACTATTGCGGGCCCGGCCCCGGCGGAGCGTGCGCGACCCAGCGCGACGGCCTCTACTTCCAGAACGAGGCGCGCAACTTCGCGCACCGCGAGGGGACGCGCGATCTGTCGGGCAACATCCGGTGGAGCCCGAGCGAGCGGCTGCACCTCAATGCCGACGTGCAGTATATCGACGCCTCGACCTACAATAACGACATATTGGTCGCGGCCGGATCGATGGCCGATTTCGACTATAGCGTGAACCGCGACGGCACGCCGCAGGTGACGCTGCTGCCGGGATCGAACGTCAACTATGCCGCGGGCGGTCTCGCCAACCCGCACAACTACTGGATCCCCTTCATCCAGGGGCACGTCGAGGACAATGACGCGACCGAGTTCGCGCTGCGCGGCGACGCGGAGTACGACTTCCCCGACAGCGGCTGGCTCGATTCGCTGAAGGTCGGCGTGCGCTATGCGGACCGCAAGCAGACGGTGCGCTACTCGACCTTCAACTGGACGCCGATCGCGGCCAACTGGAACTGCAACGGCCCCGGCTTCAACGCCGACAACACCAGCGGCGGTACTTATCCGACCGACACCGGGAACTGCGCCGGTAACGTCGGCCACGCGCCCTTCGCTGGCTATGGCGAGGGTATCTGGGAGGCGGCCAGCCTCGGCGATTTCTACAACGGCAGCGTCTACGACAATGGCGAGCTGGTCTATCTCAACCGGTCGACGCTGCGGGATTTCCCGCGCCTGATCGACTCGCTCAGCGGCGCGACCACCCATTCGCCGATCGGCGGCGGCTATACGGCGATCTGCGACCGCGTCGAGGCGACCGTCGACGGCTGCTTCACGCCGGGCGAGGTGATGCGCGTCCGCGAGCAGACCCAGGCCGCGTACGTGATGCTCAAGTTCGGCGGCGACGACAAGCTGATGCTCGGCAACGTCGCGGTGAAGGGCAATGTCGGCCTGCGCGTCGTGCGGACGAAGGAGACGAGCTACGGCAGCGTCGCCTTTCCGGCGACCAACATCTTCGACAATCTGGCGCCCTGCGGCACGCCGCTATCGGGCAACAATGTCGTCAATCCGAGCTGCTACCTGACCGACGCGATCCGCGCCTTCGCCAATGGCGGGAGCACGGAGGGCACCTATCGGGCGAGCCGGACCGACTGGCTGCCGAGCCTCAACCTGCGCTTCGGGCTCGACGACAAGAACTTCATCCGCTTCGCCTATTCGCGGGCGATGTCGCGGCCGGACATCGGCCTGCTGCGCAACACGCTCGCGATCAACGCGCCGGTCATCAATGCGACGCCGGACTCGCCCTATGTCGTCTACAGCTCGCCGACCGCGCCGCACACGCCGGAGAACGTTACCGGCTACAACTTCGTGTTCCTGGCCAATTCGGGGAACGCGGCGCTGAAGCCGCTGATGGCGCACCAGCTCGACCTGTCGTTCGAGCGGTACATGGGCCGCAACAGCTCGCTGACGGTCGGCCTGTTCTACAAGAAGCTGAGCAACGCGATCGCCTACGGCCAGTTCGCGCGGACGATCGCCAACGGCACTTCGACGCAGACCGTGCAGATCAACGGGCCGAGCAACGTCAAGGACGGCGGCAAGCTGCTGGGAGCGGAGGTCGCCTACCAGACCTTCTTCGATTTCCTGCCGGGATTGCTGAGTGGCCTCGGGGCGCAGCTGAACTACACCTATGTCCATCAGTCGGGAATCAACAACTCGAACCTGATCACCGCCTCATCGAGCGGCGACGTCGGCGCGTTCGGGGCGGGGCAGCAGGCGCTGGGCGGGACGGGCTATGTGCTCGACTCGCACCGGCTGGCCGGCATCTCGACCCACACGTTCAACGCGGTGGGATTGTACGAGAAGGGGCCGATCGGCATCCGGATCGCCTACAACTGGCGCTCGCGCTACCTGACGCAGAACCTGGACTGCTGCATCGGCCTGCCGGTGTTCCAGAAGTCGGCCGGCTTCCTCGACGGATCGATCCGCTTCTCGGTCAACCGCTTCGTCGAGCTGTCGATCGATGGATCGAACCTGCTCAACACCACGACCGTCTACCAGCAGCAGATCTTCGGCGACTCGCCGCAGACGCCGGGTGCCAAGCCGGTCTACCGCGACTCCGCCTGGAACCGCGTCGACCGCCGCTTCCAGTTCGGGGTCCGCTTCAAGTTCTGA
- the pabB gene encoding aminodeoxychorismate synthase component I produces the protein MLIDDARDAAASNLLFRSPRAIFEARSLDQIAPALAQVRNAFAAGHHVAGYLAYEAGAALNPKIPARDTDERLLWFGAFEAPELLSSAEIAQLLPGAHAAWLGPLRPRPSAATHQRRIEQVKALITAGDIYQANLTFMADLTFAGDPFALYGCLRAAQRAAHSALISTGDEMILSLSPELFFAVEGNTVRCRPMKGTMPHHGARDVREAAAELASDPKQRAENLMIVDLMRNDLARIAEPGSVAVPELFAVERYPTVLQLVSSVEARKRRGADAVAVLEALFPCGSITGAPKVRAMQVIGDLEDGPRGIYTGAIGHIAPGGDARFNVAIRTLRHAPGTGRMTIGLGSGIVADSDPAGEWAECLVKAQFLDAARRDLDLIETMAYDPEIGLRHRDHHLARLARSAAALGFACDPVTIGRELDAALDGIGEPRRVRLVLAASGAVTVEIADVPAAIPGPVPVGLMTRATDARDFRLMHKTSDRSLYRWPAPGSGAFEYLLVDEHGYLTEGSFTNLFVERGGVLVTPPLSRGLLPGVLRSVLIETGRAVEGDLRPEDCRAGFLLGNSLRGLVPARLLPPRPEGNEGMAPT, from the coding sequence GTGCTCATCGACGATGCGCGCGACGCGGCGGCATCGAACCTGCTGTTTCGATCTCCGCGCGCGATATTCGAGGCCAGGTCGCTCGACCAGATCGCGCCGGCGCTTGCCCAGGTACGGAACGCTTTTGCGGCGGGCCATCACGTGGCTGGATATCTGGCTTATGAAGCCGGCGCTGCGCTCAATCCGAAGATACCCGCCCGAGACACGGACGAGCGTCTGCTATGGTTCGGTGCCTTCGAAGCGCCCGAACTCCTCTCGAGCGCCGAGATCGCACAGCTGCTGCCCGGCGCCCATGCGGCCTGGCTGGGTCCCTTGCGTCCGCGACCGTCGGCGGCCACGCATCAGCGGCGCATAGAGCAGGTCAAGGCGCTGATCACCGCCGGCGACATCTATCAGGCCAATCTGACCTTCATGGCCGACCTGACCTTCGCCGGCGATCCGTTCGCGCTCTATGGATGCCTTCGCGCCGCCCAGCGCGCCGCACATTCGGCGCTGATCTCGACCGGCGACGAGATGATCCTGTCGCTTTCGCCGGAGCTGTTCTTCGCGGTCGAGGGCAACACGGTGCGGTGCCGGCCGATGAAGGGCACGATGCCCCACCATGGCGCACGCGATGTACGGGAGGCGGCAGCCGAGCTGGCGAGCGATCCCAAGCAGCGCGCCGAGAATCTGATGATCGTCGATCTGATGCGCAATGACCTGGCACGGATCGCCGAGCCCGGCAGCGTCGCGGTTCCCGAACTTTTTGCCGTCGAACGCTATCCGACGGTCCTGCAGCTCGTCTCCTCGGTCGAAGCACGCAAGCGGCGGGGCGCGGATGCGGTTGCGGTACTCGAGGCTCTGTTCCCATGCGGCTCGATAACCGGAGCGCCGAAGGTGCGCGCGATGCAGGTCATCGGCGACCTCGAGGACGGCCCGCGCGGCATCTATACCGGCGCGATCGGCCACATCGCCCCTGGCGGCGATGCGCGCTTCAACGTGGCGATCCGGACGCTGCGCCATGCACCGGGAACCGGTCGCATGACGATCGGGCTCGGATCGGGGATCGTCGCCGATTCCGATCCCGCCGGCGAATGGGCGGAATGCCTGGTCAAGGCGCAGTTCCTCGATGCGGCAAGGCGCGACCTCGATCTCATCGAAACGATGGCCTATGACCCGGAGATTGGGCTTCGCCATCGCGATCATCATCTCGCGCGGCTGGCGCGCAGCGCCGCGGCGCTCGGGTTTGCCTGCGATCCCGTCACGATCGGACGCGAGCTCGATGCCGCGCTCGACGGCATAGGCGAACCGAGACGCGTCCGCCTCGTTCTGGCCGCAAGCGGGGCGGTCACGGTCGAGATCGCCGATGTGCCCGCCGCGATCCCCGGCCCGGTACCGGTCGGCCTGATGACCAGGGCCACCGACGCCAGGGATTTCCGCCTCATGCACAAGACGAGCGATCGCTCGCTCTACCGCTGGCCCGCGCCTGGTTCGGGAGCGTTCGAATATCTGCTCGTCGACGAGCACGGCTATCTGACCGAGGGAAGCTTCACGAACCTCTTCGTCGAGCGGGGCGGCGTGCTGGTGACGCCGCCGCTGTCGCGCGGGTTGTTGCCGGGCGTATTGCGATCGGTGCTGATCGAGACCGGACGCGCAGTCGAAGGAGACCTGCGTCCGGAGGATTGCCGGGCCGGTTTCCTGCTGGGAAACTCCTTGCGCGGCCTCGTCCCGGCACGATTGCTGCCGCCGCGACCGGAAGGGAACGAAGGCATGGCACCGACGTAG
- a CDS encoding glycoside hydrolase family 97 protein: protein MMFRALLFLAALAVPATARATGRECAQSPGKAIELCVFVEGGQALYEVRRGGAAVLAPSALGLGFAGEPAARYTALGQARRSSVDTRWEQPWGEQRTIRDNHTELTVTLTGDTPLNREVEVTFRLFDDGIGFRYRYSAVPAGQAVAVTADRTQFRTVGSYRAWWYQALGVDRDEYLYTETDARRVTLAETPLTLKGDNGLYLSFHEAALVDFPSMLLAGDGAGTLSAWLMPWPDGVLARKTGPFTTPWRTVLIGDSPAALADSRIELNLNEPNRLGDVSWFKPGKYVGVWWEMHLNRSTWASGARHGANTANVKRYMDFAAKYGFDGVLVEGWNQGWDGDWTVEGDKFSFTRSYPDFDLPGLAAYGRSKGVKLIGHHETGGAVPNYEAQLEDAMTLYERAGVSTVKSGYVRHSGDIVDAEGGRQWFAGQYMVRHHQHAVEVAARHHVAVDTHEPVKDTGLRRTWPNWVSREGARGQEYNAWGVPTNPPEHVAILPFTRMLAGPMDYTPGIFDLAHGKDDATRRVQSTLATQLALYVVLYSPIQMAADLPENYEKNLAAFQFIRDVPTDWETSTTLAGEIGDYVVVARQQRGGRDWFLGAVTDENARKVTQPLSFLAPGRRYEAQIYRDGPGADYRTNPLAFETARRVVTSRDSVELDLAPGGGAAIRFRALD from the coding sequence ATGATGTTCCGCGCCTTGCTGTTCCTCGCGGCGCTCGCCGTGCCCGCCACCGCCCGCGCCACCGGGCGCGAATGCGCGCAGTCGCCCGGCAAGGCGATCGAGCTATGCGTATTCGTGGAGGGCGGCCAGGCGCTTTACGAGGTTCGCCGGGGCGGCGCCGCCGTGCTCGCCCCCTCGGCGCTGGGGCTGGGCTTCGCAGGCGAGCCGGCGGCGCGCTATACGGCGCTGGGGCAGGCGAGGCGCAGCAGCGTCGATACGCGCTGGGAGCAGCCGTGGGGCGAGCAGCGCACGATCCGCGACAATCATACCGAGCTGACGGTGACGCTGACCGGCGACACGCCACTCAACCGGGAGGTCGAGGTCACCTTCCGCCTGTTCGACGACGGCATCGGCTTCCGCTACCGGTACAGCGCCGTTCCGGCCGGGCAGGCGGTGGCGGTGACCGCCGACCGCACGCAGTTCCGCACCGTCGGCAGCTATCGTGCCTGGTGGTATCAGGCGTTGGGTGTGGATCGCGACGAGTATCTCTATACCGAGACCGACGCGCGCCGGGTCACGCTGGCCGAGACGCCGCTGACGCTGAAGGGCGACAACGGCCTCTATCTTTCCTTCCACGAAGCCGCGCTGGTCGACTTCCCCAGCATGTTGCTCGCCGGCGACGGCGCCGGCACGCTGAGCGCGTGGCTGATGCCTTGGCCGGACGGCGTGCTTGCGCGGAAGACCGGCCCCTTCACCACGCCCTGGCGCACCGTGCTGATCGGCGACAGCCCCGCCGCGCTTGCCGACAGCCGCATCGAGCTCAACCTCAACGAGCCGAACAGGCTCGGCGACGTGAGCTGGTTCAAGCCTGGCAAATACGTCGGCGTGTGGTGGGAGATGCACCTCAACCGCTCGACCTGGGCGAGCGGCGCGCGGCACGGGGCCAATACCGCCAATGTGAAGCGCTACATGGATTTCGCCGCGAAATACGGGTTCGACGGCGTGCTGGTGGAGGGCTGGAACCAGGGCTGGGACGGCGACTGGACGGTCGAGGGCGACAAGTTCAGCTTCACCCGATCCTATCCCGATTTCGATCTCCCGGGATTGGCCGCCTATGGCCGCAGCAAGGGCGTGAAGCTGATCGGCCACCATGAAACCGGCGGCGCCGTGCCCAACTACGAGGCGCAGCTCGAGGATGCGATGACGCTCTACGAGCGCGCCGGCGTCTCGACGGTCAAGAGCGGCTATGTCCGCCACAGCGGGGACATCGTGGATGCCGAGGGCGGGCGCCAGTGGTTCGCGGGGCAATATATGGTCCGCCACCACCAGCACGCGGTCGAGGTCGCGGCACGTCACCATGTCGCGGTCGACACGCACGAGCCGGTCAAGGACACGGGCCTGCGCCGCACCTGGCCCAACTGGGTGAGCCGCGAGGGCGCGCGCGGGCAGGAATACAACGCCTGGGGCGTGCCGACGAATCCGCCCGAGCATGTCGCCATCCTGCCGTTCACGCGGATGCTCGCGGGGCCGATGGACTATACGCCCGGCATCTTCGACCTGGCGCACGGCAAGGACGACGCCACCCGCCGCGTCCAGTCGACGCTGGCAACCCAGCTTGCGCTCTACGTGGTGCTCTACAGCCCGATCCAGATGGCGGCGGACCTGCCCGAGAATTACGAGAAGAACCTCGCTGCCTTCCAGTTCATCCGCGACGTGCCGACCGACTGGGAGACCTCAACGACGCTCGCCGGCGAGATCGGCGACTATGTCGTCGTCGCCCGCCAGCAGCGCGGCGGGCGGGACTGGTTCCTGGGCGCGGTGACGGACGAGAACGCGCGCAAGGTCACGCAGCCGCTCTCCTTCCTCGCGCCCGGCAGGCGTTATGAGGCGCAGATCTATCGCGACGGCCCCGGCGCCGACTACCGCACCAATCCGCTCGCCTTCGAGACGGCGCGGCGGGTGGTGACCAGCAGGGACAGTGTCGAGCTGGACTTGGCGCCGGGAGGCGGCGCAGCGATCCGGTTCCGCGCGCTCGACTGA